The DNA region AGAATCTTGTTGAGATAATCTGTAAGGGCTTCCTCGTCGTTAGGGTCTTTGACATGTTTCTTGATATCGGCCATCATGTCCATGACCTTGAGGTTGGCCCCTCCATGCTTAGGTCCTTTCAATGATGACATGGCCGCTGCAACAACGGCATACGTATCAGAACCGCTGGATGTCGTGACCCTTGTTGTGAATGTAGAGTTGTTTCCTCCTCCATGCTCCATGTGCAGGACAAGGGCAAGGTCCAGGACCACAGCTTCGAGCTTCGAGTATTTCTTGTTGGGCCTGAGCATGCGTAGGAAATTCTCCGCAGTGGAAAGATTCGGATCAGGGTTGTGTATGTACATGCTCTGGCCGTTTATGTAGTGGTTGTAAGCATGATAGCTGTAGGCAGTCAGAAGAGGGAAGACTGTGATCAGGTACAAGGTCTGCCTCAGGACATTGTCCAGAGAGTTGTCAAGTGCATCATCGTCGTATGAGGCAAGGAACAGAATCTCTCTGGATATCGCGTTCATAACGTCCTTACTGGCCGCTTTCATGATGACGTCTCTAGTGAAGGTCTTCGGCAGTTTGCGGTTTTTATTAAGAATCTCTTTGAACTCATCGAGATCCTTTTCGTTGGGCAGCTTGCCGAACATGATGAGGTATGCGATCTCTTCGAAACCGTATCTTTTGTTTAGGAATCCTGAGGTAAGGTCCTCTATACTGTATCCGCGATAGCGAAGGATGCCTTCGCACTCCACTTTCTCCCCATCGATAATGGTTGTACCGTCTACCTGCGAGATCTCCGTAAGTCCTACGATGACTCCGTTGCCCTGTGCGTCGCGCAGACCTTTCTTCACGTCGTATTTGGAATACTCTGTCGGCTGAAAACTGTCATTCTCCTCGCACATCTTGTGTTTGGCTTCAATAAACTCGACGTATTCCTTCTTCATACGTTTCACTCCTGACTTTACACTACTGAATTATTCGACTCTTAATTAAAGGGTTGCGACCTTTTTGCCTCGATAATTTAAGTCTATGTACAAAAATATTCATAAATCAACATTTGTGTCTCATATAGACTATTTATAGTGTCCCTGAGTTGGATTATACATCCAAGGTTTTATATTGAGTAATCACTATTTTTTATTGATAACTCATGACTACGCACTCCGCCATCGATGTCGCCAACTTTTTTATCGATTACTACGGGCGCTCCGTAGACCCGATGAACCTGCCCCGTGTTCAGTACTTCTGCTATTTCGCACAGGTTGAGAGCCTATGCCGCAACGGAACACCAATTATCGAGGACACATTCAGAGCATATCCTTCCGGCCCCGCACTGACTAGGTTGGAGTTCTACTACGAGGGTTCCGGCAATATGCCTATCAAGGTCTACAAGGAGTTCGACAGAAGCATCTTCGACAAAGAGGATCTCCAGCTCCTGATGGATGTGGCAATCTACTACAACACCTTCTCTACTTCGGAGCTCCAGATCATGACATACGTCAACAACGGTCCATGGCAGTACGTGTACTCTCAGGGGACAGATCTGTTGGATATAAGCAACGATTTCATCAAAGCGTTCTATGAGGGGCTTCCGAGGATACCCAACTACAGGGAACAGATCTGGACTGCAATCCACGGATCATGCGATATCGAGATCATGCCCGTATTCAAATCTGAAGAAGTGGCTCCAATCGATGTAAATACTCCTAGCGAAGTTACCTCTACATGGGAGTGATTCAGGTATCAGGGAAGGATAACGAGGTACGTAACGGTCAGACGATACAGCAAGCCGTTACGGAGCTCGGTCTTCATCCAGATTCCTATTTGTACTTGGTGGATGGCAAACCTGTCCCTATGGACACTGTGATCGCGGACGAAATGGTCGTCAAGGCCATGAGGGTCGCATCCGGCGGATGATCACAGTCCTGCCATCCTCATCATGAGGTTGAAGTCGAAACCGTCTTCTTCCGCATGAGTTATCATTTCATCCAGATTTGCGATGAATGCGGAATGGACATCATTACCTTCCAGCTTTCCTTCCGAAGATGAAAGGGAGTCCTCTTCGGGGAATCTCAGATATTCGTATCTGAGGACGCCGAGGCACTTCATACCAGTCATCGTTTCTATCTGACGTATGGCGGATTCCAATATTGAACCATCGCCTCTGAATCTGTTGATTATGAATCCCTTGAGCTGTGGCTTGAGGTCATCAGGGATGAGCTTCCATGTTCCGTATATCGCAGCGAAGACACCGCCTCTTTCGATATCGCCAATGATAACGGCGGGAACTCCCGTTTCCTTCATCAATCCGACATTGGCCAGATCGGTTTTCATGAGATTGAGCTCAACAGGGGAACCAGAACCCTCGCATAGGACGAGTTGGTGTCTGGAGTTCATCCTGTCGTAAGCTTTCTTCACCTCTTTTAGGGCCATTTCGCGATCCATGGGGGAGTCTTTTGTTATGTCCTTGTAGGGCTTACCGTTGAGGACAAGCTGCATCACTCCCTTTCCAGAGGGTTTCAGGAGAACAGGGTTCATATCGGTCTCGGGGTCCAGACCGGCGGCCCAGGCTTGGAATGCCTGCCCCATACCGATCTCCCCGCCATCCTTCGTGGCTATCGAGTTCAATGACAGGTTGGATCCTTTGAACGGGGCAACATCGATTCCTTTCCTGTTCAGATATCTGCACATCATGGCGCACACTGTAGTCTTTCCCGCACCGGATGATGTACCCAAGAAAAGAATGCTCACTCTTTCACCCCTGCGATTTCCATTAGCTTTTCAATGTCCATGTTGTCCTCGAATACCTTGGCCAGCTTGGAAAGGTTCTCCTCCAATATCGAATCGTAATCCTCCGCGTTGCTGGTGTCTACGGGTTCCCCTTCATGCTTGACAAAGGATAGGAAGTACTTCCTGAATGCCGGTTTATCGAATATGCCGTGCTGATAGGTTCCAAAAGTCAGGTCAGCCTCTCTCACAGAACCTTCCGGGACGGGGTCTGCATGGAATCTGCTCAGCATGACCAGAGGCTGCTTCTCATTCACCTCTGAGATTCCCATATGGAGCTCGTATCCAGTTATCTCGCCACCGTTTCCGACTGCAAGAACCCCCTCGTTCTGTATGATCTGTTTATCGTATTCTCCGAATTTCGTGATGTTGTCAAAGAATCCAAGCGCCTCATAAACCTGGGGCTTGCCGTTCTCTATTCCGTTGGAATCATCCAGGATCCTGCCCATCATCTGGTAT from Thermoplasmata archaeon includes:
- a CDS encoding citrate/2-methylcitrate synthase, with the protein product MKKEYVEFIEAKHKMCEENDSFQPTEYSKYDVKKGLRDAQGNGVIVGLTEISQVDGTTIIDGEKVECEGILRYRGYSIEDLTSGFLNKRYGFEEIAYLIMFGKLPNEKDLDEFKEILNKNRKLPKTFTRDVIMKAASKDVMNAISREILFLASYDDDALDNSLDNVLRQTLYLITVFPLLTAYSYHAYNHYINGQSMYIHNPDPNLSTAENFLRMLRPNKKYSKLEAVVLDLALVLHMEHGGGNNSTFTTRVTTSSGSDTYAVVAAAMSSLKGPKHGGANLKVMDMMADIKKHVKDPNDEEALTDYLNKILDKKAFDNSGLIYGMGHAIYTKSDPRAKVFKSLVEELALEKNRTKDYTYYKNIEKIAPGLIMAHKHNNKSVCANVDFYSGFVYDMMDIPKEVFTPLFATARIVGWSAHRIEELITSNKILRPAYINIHEPRDYVPIEKR
- a CDS encoding DUF4065 domain-containing protein produces the protein MTTHSAIDVANFFIDYYGRSVDPMNLPRVQYFCYFAQVESLCRNGTPIIEDTFRAYPSGPALTRLEFYYEGSGNMPIKVYKEFDRSIFDKEDLQLLMDVAIYYNTFSTSELQIMTYVNNGPWQYVYSQGTDLLDISNDFIKAFYEGLPRIPNYREQIWTAIHGSCDIEIMPVFKSEEVAPIDVNTPSEVTSTWE
- a CDS encoding MoaD/ThiS family protein, with protein sequence MGVIQVSGKDNEVRNGQTIQQAVTELGLHPDSYLYLVDGKPVPMDTVIADEMVVKAMRVASGG
- a CDS encoding cobyric acid synthase; this encodes MSILFLGTSSGAGKTTVCAMMCRYLNRKGIDVAPFKGSNLSLNSIATKDGGEIGMGQAFQAWAAGLDPETDMNPVLLKPSGKGVMQLVLNGKPYKDITKDSPMDREMALKEVKKAYDRMNSRHQLVLCEGSGSPVELNLMKTDLANVGLMKETGVPAVIIGDIERGGVFAAIYGTWKLIPDDLKPQLKGFIINRFRGDGSILESAIRQIETMTGMKCLGVLRYEYLRFPEEDSLSSSEGKLEGNDVHSAFIANLDEMITHAEEDGFDFNLMMRMAGL